CTCAACATTACCCACAATTAATACAACCCTACCTTCAAATCTAGCGGCACCTCTGCTTCCAATTTCCACTTTCAATTTACAGcaaaaaatccaaattttctGGAAACCCACAAAACCATGTTCAGACCAGACAATCCTTTAATCACCCCATATTTAAACCCctatatccaaaaaaaaatcccaactaAAAGAATTATTCTCAACCAAAACAACAATGATGGTACTAATGTTGAAGAACAAGAGACATTTGCGGTCAATGTCAAAATTGATTAAAAAAGGGTGTGATATGAAAACAATCAATTTTTCGTAACTACATCTGACTTTTAGAATTCCTCgactaattttttttggtttaaccAATTTCATGGATAACCTAGGTTTGAAAATTCTAGCACAGTTAGATTGGTTTCGTGATGTTATTTGAGATCCTCAGTACTCTTGAACCTTAGTGACAACAACATTTCATCTCTGCTAGTTGGATGTCAAGAAACTCGTCCAGAAATCACTATTCTAAACACCGCTAAAATTTAAAATGCCTTATCTTAGAGTTTAGGCCTATATTGACGGGCAAGACACCGCTTGCACCTTGGATTTCaacaaattagaaatttttgCCAATTTTTTGGAGATTATACAAAAATTTGAGTGGTGAAAGAAGCGTTATCGAAAGCGAGAGCTTGGTGATTATTGTGGGCTGGTTGAGGATGTTCTTTAAACAAGGCGAAGAAAGGGCCAATTAAATTTTAAGGCCTGATCTAAGATATcgttcaaacgaggaaaagggctcttgagaggcagcccagcccgtatccttttattcctcATTATTAATTGGTGGCTTACTTTACTTTTTTGGTGTAAAATTGGGACTGTAAGCTTGATATGTATCCATGAATTGGGTTGCATTGagtgtattctcactgggccgGGCAATTAGCCTCACCCTTCCTTTGTTTCCTTACAGGATATGACTAATTTGTGGAATAGAATTTGAAAAAATGGTGCCGATCGcgatgaactagatgaatgactcttttttgtattgtatattaAAATGGGacccctaaatgtatcattagcgGCCGGTTTCACTTtgtttggcaaaccatatatgtagtgacaTTTGTATCactttaaatgtcattttggttgTAAAGGCTAATGTATGGGTTATATGTAAATTCGATGTTGGGGGATTcgggacgagtcggttactattcatgccGACTCCGGATTCATTCTATTTTTTATTGCCTTGCATGGAACTAAGTAATCAGTAGATGAAAGTTACACCAAGAAGAATCTCAGTGACTTTCTGaggatttttgttttttttttggtctcagTGAATTacatttttgtcccaaaaaATTGTTTCTTCGCGTTCCGTCTAAGAATTCGCATTGAAGTGGGTACGAGCAATTTATAATTAGGGAGAGAgttttcattttctaaaattttgaagtgtaAAGGGTGCAAAATAAATTAACCCTTCTGCTCCCCTTCGTTCTTGGTTTCCTCATCCCCAGCTCAAACTTATTCTGCTTGTATAATAATCCCAGCATCCAAACGTTTCCCTCTCTATATTTCTTTCAAACTATATATTAACCGATCTCAACTCCGCTGCGCGGTCCTTTTTGACGGAAAACCTAAGTTTACCGAAGCTGTATGTATTGCATCCAGTACCGGTTAATCGTTCCATAATTACCATGGAAGACAAAGAAAACAGAGTTCCTCGGGTAAACTTGAACAAGCAAACCACTCTTTTTAGCCCAAGTTTCGAGCCACTCTGGCGGAACTTACGTAGTCTCCGAGGTCGAAGCCCGGAGCTTTCCCGATCAATTTGCAAACAATTGTATAGCCAAAGTGGCCGCTTCGACTTCAGTCTCTGGTCTCACCATTCCTGCCCTTCCCCATCCCTCCTCGCCTGTTTGTCAACCCTTCGAACTTTTGCAAATTCAATGAACCCGTCTGGGGCTCTGTCGTTTCGACGAAAATAGCTTGAATTGAGGGCTGATTCTTGTTGTATGTTTGCAAATGTAAGTACAGGTGGTGGAGAGTGTTAAAAAGTGGCATGTAGAGTTGAATGGAATTCAGGGAAATGAAGGCGGCCTTTAGAAATTTCAATATCCCGGTTGAGTCTTTTTGGCGAAAGAGGACGATTTTAGATTTTGACGAGGAAAATGGTAAGTGTTTTGTGGTTTTTTGGAGTAGGATTTCTAATGTGGTTTGAAGCCGTTGAGCCGGACATGATGGTAGttagagggaagagagaggaggGGTTGCAGAAATCTGTTGAGGAGATTGGGGAAGAGGGAAATTGGAGGTTTTGAAGAGGTAAATTTGGAAAATGCAGAGGATTTTAGATTGTTGTGGAATATTGAGAAACAGCTGGGTATGATTCAGAAGGATGGATCAGATGCAGATTACATTGAGGGACGGAAGGGAAACGAATGGAGGTGGAGGATAGGGTGTTTAGGTTGGCGCAAAGATGTGTCCAGATTGTGCATTTAGATGCTATGAAGGAATTATTGGACAAGAATGAGCTGGATGGGGTGGTTTCCCATTTAAAGTATCTTCATTTGGATTTTGGTGTGGAGGACATGGACTACCGGTATGTGCAGTTGTGATTTTACCAAcatggttgatttttttttttttaataatgttgtaatctttattttcctttaatgttttatCGAGATTAATTGGAGTTTATGctggtgatttttggttgaatatGATTTTGATTGAAAATCAGAAGTAGAAAGTGGAATTTTGTTGGCTCTTTCGTCTGTATCCTGACCTTGTCCAATGAACCAGAATTGACATGCATGGAAAAGGACACAATAGCGTGCTTGAATTTGAGAGCGTTAGATTGAGAGGATAGATTAAAATATAAACTATTAGAGGAAAGAGTTTTCCAAGAAGTTTGCTGTTCAAAAGTTGTGAAATATGGAGATTGAAGACTAGTTAATGGTATTAACATATCTACACATATTGCTTATGAAAGGGAGAAAAGGGAATTCTCATCCAGGAGGAATTAAATGCTAATGAAAATTGCTATTTGTTGACCATTATCCCATGTGAATTTGAAGTTTTTAGGATTATGCAAATTTGAAGTCAATATTATCCTTTTGCAAATTTGAAGCTCAATGTGCTGTCTGGATATGCTAAACAAACTAACAAACAACTTTCTGATGATGAAAAGGATATGTTACTGGATTGACGTGAAACTGGAGAAGCTTTTGTTTGCTCGGTTCTCACATACTTTTCGAATTACCAAATGAGaagattttttttgaatttgttcTTGAATTTGCAGTTGGTATCTTTCATATGGGAGTGAGCCAGCAACTTCTGGAAAAATATagaaatagtttttttttgtttcttttttttttttaatgtttaagtATCTTGAGGGTGTGTATTTGATATCAGTCTAAATTGCAAATAGAAGCCAGTATCCACTTTGGCATCTTTGAAAAGAGAATACAACTATTTGTGGATATCTGATCTGTTTGATTCATTGGGCAATGAGTCTAATGTCTTGATAAAATACATCACAACCATGAAGCTCATGAAAGTATTTAAAATTATTGACTGTTTGATGTTTTCCAGCAGCAGTTATTTGTTAGGGTAGAATTGGGAGGAAAAATAATAATTGAAATTGTATAGAAGCAATTGAAATTGTATAGACGCAATGAAAATTTAGGAAAGATACTTTGTAAGTTAATGGGCTAGGTAGTTATTGTTAGGGTCAATGTACTATGTGATTCTCATATGAAAGGAGGCTGGAATTGATTACGTGTCCTGGAATAATTTGACCATTCTAAGCACAGGATGTGCATTATTTAATCAACATAATTTGTTTGAGGATTTTATGAATTTGATGCTTTGGAAGTGGAAACTTGTTTAGGCATGTGTGTACTGTGCAGTTATCTTCTTTATCACTTTGTATATTGGGGTTTTGTTGACATTGATTACTTTCTCGTAGAAGCTGGGCTTTGTTATCTTCTCTGTTTTTCTGATGGTTCAACATTGGAAGTTTTGAATGTCATGAGGAATTAGTGTATTGATAACTGTTATAGACAGTTATGGTTTACTGTAGTCATCTGCCAATTGATGTAGAATTTAGATTGTCAAGAGGCTTGAAACTTATGTGTGCACCTCATATTGTCTTTTCATTCTCTAAATTCCTTCCTAGGTGAAAATTGGTCTCTTATGAAACATCTTTCAGATTGTCAAAAGTCGAGAGACAAAAATAGTATTCTCCTAGTCACAAATTTGTTATCTGCAGATTGCAgaagctattttttttttttttgctccatGAGATCTTAATTTTTCATGCATAACAAACCAACAGAATATTCATAAGTAATTAAAATTCTGCTATATATTCTCTTTCTATTGCCACTTCTTAAAAGTCAccaaaagaaggggaaaaaagagaaatgTACCAATGATAAGAcagttattttttttaagacAGTTACTGTTAACTTTGagattttttctttgtttccttttaATATGTCAAAAGCTTGAAGAAGTTCTCCAGCTATTTGATTCAACTCCGTTTTGTTGTTGTACTAGAATGGTTTTGGAAGGTCTCCTCAGGAAGGTTTTGCCAAGAAGAGTTAACTATGGA
The DNA window shown above is from Coffea eugenioides isolate CCC68of unplaced genomic scaffold, Ceug_1.0 ScVebR1_3262;HRSCAF=4445, whole genome shotgun sequence and carries:
- the LOC113757715 gene encoding uncharacterized protein LOC113757715 is translated as MEVEDRVFRLAQRCVQIVHLDAMKELLDKNELDGVVSHLKYLHLDFGVEDMDYRMVLEGLLRKVLPRRVNYGDSWFAVRDKLLSVYGEALSSSCIRLVQMIQVVLMFSL